CCCACAACACGTAGTCGAGCACCTGCGCAACAGCAAACAGAAGATTGGCGAAGATAAACATATTCTTATTTGCTGCGCGGCCCGAACAACGCCGTGCCGACACGCACAATCGTCGCGCCCTCTTCGATCGCCACGGTGTAATCGTGGGTCATGCCCATGGACAGTTCCGTTAGTTGAATGTTGGGCAAGCGCAGTTCATTTAACTGATCGCGTAACTGGCGCAGCTCACGAAAATACGGACGCACTTCTTCAAGATTGTCGCGAAACGGCGGCACGGTCATCAAGCCCTCGACACGCAAATGCGATAGTTTGGCGATCTCAACGAGTAAAGGCATCAGCTGATCTTTGCCAACACCGGACTTGCTCTCCTCACCGCCAAGATTCACTTCGACCAGCGCACGGATCGATTTACCACGATTGCCTCCCTCTTTGTCGAGTTCCTGCGCCAAAGCAAGATTATCCAACGAC
The Deltaproteobacteria bacterium DNA segment above includes these coding regions:
- a CDS encoding YggS family pyridoxal phosphate-dependent enzyme; the protein is MVDVGGNYRKILERIADAAVKARRDPRGVRLLAAAKSQSVEAIGAAIGAGVTLIGENYVQEAADKKNSIVDAVEWHMIGHLQRNKAKVAIELFDVIESLDNLALAQELDKEGGNRGKSIRALVEVNLGGEESKSGVGKDQLMPLLVEIAKLSHLRVEGLMTVPPFRDNLEEVRPYFRELRQLRDQLNELRLPNIQLTELSMGMTHDYTVAIEEGATIVRVGTALFGPRSK